TGCGATTGGCGCGATGGTACGCGGGTGCAGAACTTTGGCACCGAAATAGGAAAGCTCCATCGCTTCCTGATAGGACATCGATTTCAGCAGGCGAGCGTCCGGCACCTGACGCGGATCGCAGGTGTATACCCCGTCGACATCGGTCCAGATTTCACAGCAGTCGGCGCGCAGGCATGCGGCCAGTACTGCAGCGGAGTAGTCGGAGCCGTTACGGCCCAGCACCACCAATTCGCCTTTGTCATTGCCCGCAGTAAAACCGGCCATCAGCACCATGTGGTCTGCCGGGATTTGGCTTGCGGCAATGCGGCGGGTGGATTCAGCGATATCCACGGTGGATTCAAGATAGTGGCCCACGGCCAGTAATTTTTCGACCGGGTCGATGACGCTGACCTTGTGACCACGCGCTTCGAGCAGGCCCGCCATGATCGCAATCGACAGCTTTTCGCCGCGGCAAATCAGGGACGCATTGACGCCGTCCGGACACTGACCCAGCAGGCTGACGCCATGCAGGACATGTTTAATGTGGGCGAATTCTTGTTCAACAAACGCGTTGAGCTGAGAGAGGGGAAAACCAGGCTGGAGATCGGCAAGGCCCTGAAGCAGTTCGGCAAAAATACGTTCGGCATCGGCAATATTTGGAAGAGCATCCTGACCGCCGATGGTTTTCTCAATCATCGCGACCAGATGGTTGGTGATTTTGGCCGGGGCAGAGAGCACGGTTGCTACCTGCCCCTGCCTGGCATTGCTTTCCAGAATATCGGCAACACGCAGGAAACGTTCTGCATTTGCCACTGATGTACCGCCGAACTTCAAGACTCGCATGGTTTTTACCTCTTGATCTTTGGTCGAAAAAAAAGCCCGCACTGTTCAGGTGCGGGCTTTTTTCTGTGTTTCCTGTACGCGTCAGCCCGCACCGATACCTGTGGTAATGGTGGTGGTAATAATTGTTGTCATGCGGCTGATGCGAATCATGGATGTTGTGTGCTCTGTCATTGTTATTGTCTGTCGTCTACCTCTATTGGTTAAAGTATTGGCCCTGTTATGTCAACGAATTTTTACATTCGCCCCCATTTGTCACACCATTAGCCTGAGCCAGAAAGATGTCGCTTTTCGCCACGCATCGCCTGGTGAAAAAGCCTATGGCAGAGCATTAACCCATAACAAAAACTTACAACAGCAGTTTAATCGGCAATATTTTTTTCGATATCATGCAGTAATCGATGCAACATTGCGGTGTCTCGCTGCCCGAGCAGGCCAATTCGCTGCTGAAGCCAGTCGGCCAGTTTGACGTCATCCGCGACCTGTAATTGGGTCAGTAACGACATGGCACGCGCACGTAACGCCTTAAGCTGATTTTCGTTATCTTCAGCAACAGGCGGCGTCGGCATTTGGGTTAACGCCGAAAGCTGATAGCAAAATACCATGACCGCCTGGCCGAGATTCAACGACGGGTAATCCGCCACCATCGGTACGCCGGTGAGAATATCAGCCAGCGCCAATTCATCGTTGGTCAGCCCGGAATCTTCGCGACCAAACACCAGCGCCGCGTGGCCCATCCACTGTGATTTTTCCTGTAGGATAGGCACCAGTTCCTGGGGCGTAGCGTAATAGTGGAAGCGAGCGCGACTGCGCGCGGTGGTCGCAATGGTGAAATCGACATCGTGCAATGCGTCAGCAAGCGTCGGAAAAGTTTGGATATTTTCAAGTATCTCACCTGACCCGTGCGCGACCCACTTTGCCGCAGGCTCAAGGTGCGCCTGACTGTCGACAATTCGCATCTCTGTGAACCCCATGGTCTTCATTGCCCGGGCTGCAGCGCCGATATTTTCGGCTCTTGCTGGTGAAACCAGCACGATTGATAAGCGCATGTAATCTTCTCTTTTTTGCTCTGTCACAACCACAATGTGATGCACATCATCATATTGCGCGTCGCGAATTTACTTAATTGCAACAATAAACGCTGAAAGGGTGTTTCTTAACACATCAATAAGGCTAAACTATTACCCAAGAATCATCCCATAAGATATGTTAACAGAACCTCGATATCCTTATGTTCTACTAGGGTATTTCAAATAGGATTAACTCTCATCTTTTGGATTCATTTTGCTAATCAGTTCATTCTTGCAATTACATTAATTGTTGAAAAATTGTGACAAACGCTAGCATTTGGATGCAAGGATTTCACAAGACTGTTAACGTGCTACAATTGAACTTGATATATGTCAACGAAGCGTAGTTTTATTGGGTGTCAGCCATCTCTGAGCCTGTTATGTTGCTGTTAAAATGGTTAGGATGACAGCCGTTTTTGACACTGTCGGGTCCAGAGGGAAAGTACCCACGACCAAGCTAATGATGTTGTTGACGTTGATGGAAAGTGCATCAAGAACGCAATTACGTACTTTAGTCATGTTATGCCGGTCATGTTAATTTTCGACATGCATCAGGCGGGTCAGGGACTTTTGTACTTCCTGTTTCGATTTTAGTTGGCAATTTAGGTAGCAAACATGCAGACCCCGCACATTCTTATCGTTGAAGACGAGTTGGTAACACGCAACACGTTAAAAAGTATTTTCGAAGCAGAAGGTTACGATGTGTTCGAAGCCACCGATGGCGCGGAAATGCATCAG
This DNA window, taken from Scandinavium goeteborgense, encodes the following:
- a CDS encoding thr operon leader peptide is translated as MTEHTTSMIRISRMTTIITTTITTGIGAG
- a CDS encoding tRNA/rRNA methyltransferase; this encodes MRLSIVLVSPARAENIGAAARAMKTMGFTEMRIVDSQAHLEPAAKWVAHGSGEILENIQTFPTLADALHDVDFTIATTARSRARFHYYATPQELVPILQEKSQWMGHAALVFGREDSGLTNDELALADILTGVPMVADYPSLNLGQAVMVFCYQLSALTQMPTPPVAEDNENQLKALRARAMSLLTQLQVADDVKLADWLQQRIGLLGQRDTAMLHRLLHDIEKNIAD
- the yjjY gene encoding protein YjjY, producing the protein MTKVRNCVLDALSINVNNIISLVVGTFPLDPTVSKTAVILTILTAT